A segment of the Bacillota bacterium genome:
TTACCAGTTACGAATACTGCATGAGGACAAAGACGCACAGCCTGAGACATGGGCATGGCTGATCTCACACCATACCTCCGAGCCTCATAGGAGCACGTGGATACGACGGCACGCGGGCTGTTCCTCGGGCCTCCAACCACAAGAGGTTTCCCACGATACTCGGGGTGGTCCAGCACTTCTACTGACGCGAAGAAGCAATCCATGTCAAGGTGAGCTATGGTTCGCAATTGTCTCACCTTTTCGCGAGGCAGAACCTTCCCTTCAAGACTACCTTGCCGACTGTCCCGGCGTCAAGGGCTGTGGGTAGTCTGTCTGAGTCAAGAAGAAGTGGGGAGTCCCCCTTTCCTCGAATCGG
Coding sequences within it:
- a CDS encoding DNA polymerase IV, translating into MRTIAHLDMDCFFASVEVLDHPEYRGKPLVVGGPRNSPRAVVSTCSYEARRYGVRSAMPMSQAVRLCPHAVFVTGNMKRYAEVSRQIMEVLRRFSPAVEEVSIDEAFLDMTGCEHFYQDRREIGVRLKQEIRRSV